The window tCGCAACAGGTTACTTACCTGTTGaaattcatgttacgctcctgaagtTGATTTCAACAGACTAGTCATGTATTGTAAtaagtgaatcatatgttgcaacagactatatatctgttgggaTTGATATTACAGTACTGAGgtacctttgaagctgattccaacagatgagtgacatattCCAATAAATAATTACGCTCCTGAAGTTGATttcaacaaactagtcatctgttgtaataagtgaatcatatgttgcaacagactatatatctgttgggattgatgttacagtactgaggcacctttgaagctgattccaatagatgagtgacatgttccaacagataattaacttgttgcgacagatgacttacctgttgcaacagattacgaTCTGTTGAAATTGAGGTCAGGTTCTATCACGACAAGttactaatatattgcaacagatatttacagTCTGCTGGAATCGAGTTTGGgttttgttgcaacaagttaatAATCTGTAGTAGAagatatttaccctattgcaacagaaaacacatctgttggaatcgagttcaggttctattgcaacaggttaataatctgttgcaacagatatttatcatgttgcaccagataactaatctgtttaaacagataaatcatctgttgcaacagttgacccatctgtttgattcatgttatggcctatagaactataaacatgaattcaacatatcagtcttccattgaaatagatgtctcagctgtcgcaacaaatgatttatctgtttaaacagatggatcttatgttggattcatgattgggttctatccattgttggaaaaacagcacaatagcagttaccctaataaaaaaattcaactaaaaatcataatttgacttaccaaagtctcctatgaagtattaccaaagtggaaagtgatgttcgaAACAAGATTTGACCTaaataaattggtcaaatagcaacagtagtgataacaacaacaacaacgacaatggccaacaagaagaaaatgaagatgataatgaagtagaagatgatgataatgaagcagaagatgatgaataaaggagCAACAAtgatgaacaacaaaaatcactaagagacagaaaacaacaatggatggaAAGAGAGAGAAAGGCGTCTTTTTTCCCCCGTCTTCCATtttattaggtaaacatttggatcaaaatataaatgtaaaaacttgtgggctattctcaaacttaccaaactttctaaatccataataaagtaattgtcacctccactcaattattaagacttgtgtcacctacacctcattttaaaatttttttgtcacCTGTTACCCAAAGCCCTATGTCTCTACCATATTCCACTACGGATTATTCCATTTCCTGTGAAAGCCTTCCAAATAGAATATTTATGTCATGTGGCGCCAAAATGACATAATGGTGTGGAGGTCATCACATAATGGTCAAAATCCATTCGAGGTATGACGTTTTGGTGAGTTTTTCTGTTTGAAATATCAGGTGTTTGTATTTTTACCTGAATTATCACTAACTATTTAACAAAACACACATCAACTAGTATTTGATGGTGTGTGTACTACATTGTTTTTTTGGTTGAAATGGTGTCAAGTAATACGCTACGTGGATAATTAAAGGAATAGTCAGGCCAGGATGTATATTTTTTACGAGTTTTCTATCTGAACTATCAGGTTCTTGCATTTTCTACTTAAATTATTACCAACTATATATCAAAATACACCTCAAAATTAATGAGTCAACATATGAACCAAATTTTATGGACAAATTAAGTTGTCACGCGCCTTTTGGCTATTATATTCACACACTTAGTCTAGTCAACGTCGAGGTATGTTTCGATAAACAGATGTAATAGTTCAGGTAAAAAATACAAACACCTGATAGTTCAACTAGAAACTCGCAAAAAAAAACCATCATACTTCAAGTGTATATTTTTTCTAACCATTAACTCATATAATTATAAAGGACTATTTTGAGTATAAGTCCAAACATAAGGGACTATCTTGTACCTTTTCTCAAATAAAGGTGTCAAAGTTCACAAGACTTAGTTTATTATCATGCCTATTGTTCATTGTTTATgaagaaacattttttttttcattttgcgGCAATTTTCACGAAgtagaaagagaaagaaagagccAATAGCTTCATGGATGGAGACAAATATCAAAAACCAgcaaattattgaaaaaatgaaACCCTAAGTTACTTTATCAATgttcaattttttcaatttttgaataattatctttttttctctatattttcaatCATCGGTGCGGTCGTAAAAACCTCGATTTCCGGTCTGTCAATATTATACTGTAGTATATATctagaattattattttttttcagtaAATCGAATCGGTGAGGAAAAAAATTGGTGGAAAAAATATGCCGTCACATGCGGATGTAGATCGGCAGATCGAGCAATTGATGGAGTGCAAGCCGTTAGCGGAAGCGGAGGTGAAAATTTTGTGTGATCAAGCGAGAGCGATACTTGTGGAGGAATGGAATGTGCAACCGGTGAAATGTCCGGTGACTGTATGTGGTGATATACATGGACAGTTTTATGATCTGATTGAGCTTTTTCGTATAGGGGGAAATGCCCCGGATACGAATTATTTGTTTATGGGCGATTATGTTGGTGAGTTTGGTGATTATGTTTTGTGATTGTGGATTTTACGGGTGTTTGGTTAGAATTGGGAAGGTTTAAGTAGGATTTTGGTTGATTGTTTGTGCTAAATGAATGTGTTCTGTTgcattttttgttgattttgtttgtgtttaatGATTTGTTGGGGTGGTATAGGTGGAATATGAATTGATATAAATAGGATGTAGAAGTTCTCAGTAGAGacaaaaatactaggtgattctTTTCCATTTATGCTAGTTTTGGTGGACATTTACCTGGTAGTATCAAGACAACGGTttctggtgggaggtggcaggtatccctaAGGTGCAGCAGagacaaaaatactaaaatactaggtgatttctttccatatgATCTAGCCTTTGGTTGACAGAGTTACCTTACCTGGGACTTGTTGcttggtgggaggtggcaggtatcttGTCGAATTAGTCAAGATGCAGCAGAATTAGTCAAGGTGAGGTAGAAGCAAAAACACCAGGtgatttcttttaatttgttctagccttggtggacagttACCCGGTTCCTATTGCTGGTGGGAAGCGTCAAGAATCCTGTGGAATTAGTGGAGGTGTGtgcaagctggcccggacaccacggttataaaaGAAAGGATGTAGAAATAAGAGGGTTTCTGCTAATGTAAGCAGTACTTGGAGGATAGTATAGGTTGTGCTTTTGTGGACCAAGTGGATTGTGAAGTTTAAAGGTGCTGCAAAGTAGCAGCTTTATGGTGGTTGTTTTGTGGTTTGGCGTAATTCGcgattttattttgagaaatgtTCATGATAAGGATTATATGTGGTTCGGCTGTTCATTTATTGGTAGTGTTACTATAATGTGTCAACAAATGGCAagctttattttgatttatttactatttatAGTCGTGAATGATGACGTGTGATTGTGATGTGGATCTCTAATGTGCTTTGTGGTTGGAATATGACAAAGTAACTTCATGGCATTGATATAATGTTTGCAGGAAAAAGTGGGAGAGAAGTTTCTCTTCATTTGTTATGTTTCATTCGGTGCCAAAGACGACAAGTTGATAAAAGCGTACACATGCAAAAATCCTCGTGAGAGTTTTATGCTGATTGCCAAACAAAATAATTTGGCCACCCTATTAGATGAGTAaccacatattttttttttatttgtgaaatcCCTTTGGGAGGTGCAAGGTTCAAATATTTTGGTGGGTAATAAAGCCGCCCCTCTACCTTTCTTCACTTAAGTACCAGGCTTTTGTCAGCCACATGGTTTGAACCTGTGAAGTGCGTCTAACACACACATCATGTGCTGCGCTCTTATCACTAGATCAAAGCCTTGTGGGGCGGTTGAGTGACCAAAATTGGGTTGGAGTTATAGTTTACTTTATCTCATAAATACAATTGCTTGACAACTGTCAGCTGTAGTGATTCTTGTCCTTTCACAAGCTTCTTATTGGTGTGAGTGAGGAGCATCCAGAAAGCCAATGTTCCGTGCTGGATTTTTCGACTGAGTCATATTCTAGCAGACAAAGATTCTAGAAGTTATTGCGTGTCTGGAATTGCTCTTTTGGGTCTTGCCTTCTAAATATGTTCTTTTGTTAGAGAAAGTGCTCCCATAAAGACACTGCTTCTTAACGTTACCATTatcaaaaaatagagaaagacgGCATTTATTCTACTCATCTGAAAAAATTAGAGGGCAGTTGAGCAGTATAGGTTTTTCCTACTCATTTTCATTTGTTTTCTGTATATAGTTTTAACCAGAAAGGCAGTGTCCTGTTACCTTACATCTGATAAGCATGGGTTCCATGAAATTATTtactgttttttatttttaatgaccGATTTGATGGTAGTTAGAGGCTTCCCTTTTACGTTTTTtctgttttgttgaatgttttgcatCTAAGGTAGATTTCATTATACATCTCCACTCCATCAATTGCTATGACTGTATATCTTATTCTCTTTTTTACTGTTTCTTTGATGGTTCCCTGTCTTACCTCTTCGtgtttacttttttgtatgttgACTAGTACCTCAGTTACCTTGTTGGTCGAGTACATTAACATTCATTGTTTATCATTAATAATTGCCTAATGAATGCAGACCGTGGATACTATTCTGTCGAGACTGTCACACTGTTGGTTGCTCTGAAGGTCCGATATAGAGATAGAATCACAATTCTTAGGGGAAACCACGAAAGCCGGCAAATCACTCAAGTGTGAGTTATTTACgttttgttcatattgaagtgtgTAAATGAGGTTGTCTTAAAACATAATTGGTCTTTCTTAACAGCTAATATTCTTGTCTGAAAAGATAGTTGATCTTTCTTAACAGCTGATGTTCAAATGTTATTCTTTTCCATTGCTGAAACAGTCTGTTTATGTATGACATTTTAAGTTCTACATTTATGCAATGCTACTTTATCcaaacaaaaaagattttctgCTTTGCTCTTATATTTCCATTTAATATACCAATCTGCTATTTTTCCAACTTGAATTTGAAGAACTTAATATGAAATGCTGCCTTATATTTTGTAATGGTCTACCTTTATGCTGTTTGGTGTATGATAATTTCTTGTTTGTTTGTGTCACAATTTCACTTAGAGTTTTACGGGTTTAGGATGTTTCCAGAGGCCactttctttcaaaaattatcCAGTCTGGTGGAATTAACTTTCGTGGTGCTTAGCATCCTCTTTGCTTCTCCTTGGATTTGGGTGAGAGTAGCAATGCACTTCCATCGCTCAAATGTCCTTTCTTGATTTGTGTCTGCTTTATTGCACTCACGCAGCGTGTATAATGAACTATGATGCTTCGCTCAAATGTCCTTTCTTGATTTGTGTCTGCTTTATTGCACTCACGCAGCGTGTATAATGAACTATGATGCTTCTCTTCAATGTATCCAGCATAACACTTCTTTCCATTTCTCACCCTctttcccaaaataaaagaaaataaaaaaggaacaTGTAGGGTCAGGTATTAATATTCAGGATATCAACTCCTGGTTTGCCCTAAGAAGTTGAAGAGAGCAGAAAGACAAACATGTTGCTTGAATTATATGTAGCAAAAACATGCATTTAAGTCATGTTAATAAGAAAGGAGCAATAGTTTTGAAGAGTTGATGGTGGCTTTCTCATCCCCATGCTATTTGACAAGATTGTCCATTGCTTTGGTTTTCCAGCTCTTATTGTGGACCTTGATCGCTGATCatgattatttttcctttttggtttTTTTATAAGCTTTTTTTGTTATACCTGGGGAGTAAGGGGAAAGATAAAGGGAAGGGGAAAGGGGAAACATGTGAGGGGATTACAAGGTAGGGGATATGAACCCTCAAGGTAAAAACTCAGGTAGCCAGTAGCCAATCAACTGTACTACTAAAATTCCCAAGGATTAGGTTACTCAGGCTTGTTAAGCATTGATAGAAATTGGTGTAGTAGAAGTGCTGGGATAAtgtaacttttcttttttttttgattagtaatcaaagattttataAATGCTTGCAGTAAGCCAGTACGCAATAACATAACTACAGTTTGTGCAGATCCCTAATTGTATCTAAAACTGCATCAACATCGTGTACAATAACCAGGTTGACCGAAAAAGCTAGCAAAGAAAAACATCTTTGTTTTAGGCTATGTAAATTTCTCCTATGGCCTTCAAAGATTCTGTCATTTCTTTCAAGCCAAACATTCCACCAAATGGCTTGAGGCTTGGTATTCCAAGTTATTTGTGATTTCTTGCACATCCCTTCTTTGTTCCAACATTATAGCTCCCCAGTGGATTTTGTTGTGGGCCAGGACAACTGTAAGATTGACAAAAACATGCTCCACAGCTGAGTAGTAACTTTACAATGCAGAAAAGGTGGCCAACATCTTCAAAGTACTCTTCTCACTTGGGGCACCTACTGCAAAGCTGTATTTTCCTCTTTGAAGGTTGGAATGGGTGAGACAAGCCTCTCTAGCCACAATCCAACAGAAGCAGGACTATTCTTCCTGGCGAAGAGATAactaaaagggcagcccggtctACCCCCTTTGtgcgcagggtccggggaagggcccctcCACAAGGGCAAAGAGATAACTAATACAAGCAAAGTCATTTACAAGGTCTAGGTGAAGATCATGTATACCTGAAGTCAATCTCCTAATCTTGCCATTTCCCAGCCCTCTAGAAGTCATGAAACTCTTTGCATGGACAAACTTAGCAATCAAACTCAACAGGAGGATATCGTAACTGAGTAGTTGGACAATGATGTAATATTTGAAGCTTGAACGTTAAAGTTGCTAAATCTTTTACAAAGTGTCTCTTCTTACGCATGTGTCTCTAGTTATCTTTTAACCAAAGGATTGGCATTGATAACTTAAGTCACACTTGGGCATTGTACATCATCCTTTTTGTGCATGGAGATAATTcttcagagcacaaggttcatcTTAGCAACTTTGCTCTCTACCCACTCGATAGATGTTGAACTTATGGTTACTTATCAATGAAGGTATCTAAGCaatccttttaattttttatttgattaagtaTATCTTAGGGCGGTCTTGTTGGGTTGAATCATCTATGCTACTCATGATCAGCTTCCCTATTTGTTTTACGCTGAATACAATATGACTGCAGGTTCAAGTCATGTTTGCATTAATTGACAGATCCCTTTCTTGCTAGGTATGGGTTTTATGATGAATGCTTGAGGAAGTATGGAAATGCTAATGTTTGGAAGTATTTCACCGATCTCTTTGATTATCTACCATTGACAGCACTCATTGAGAGTCAGGTTTGAGCTCTTACTGAACTGACTATTTACTTTAACGTAATTGTTGGCGAGTTTTAACAAGCCTAATATACTCAAATTGTAGATATTCTGTTTGCATGGAGGACTCTCACCATCCCTTGATACTCTCGACAACGTCCGATCACTGGACCGTATACAAGAGGTATAGAAATAGTTGTGTGAATCAAACTTTTACACGTTCATGATATGTTAAACTAGTTGTGTTGTATTTTGTCGTTGCCTGCTCTCCGTCCACTTGCTCTATACGACACCATGTAGCAAGCTATCCAATTTACCTAACAAAATTGATTGTGATGGCACAACAGCTTGTTGTCTTATGTGGGTTACATCCTTTTTATTCAATAGAACTACAGATATAACCAAACCAATCAAGACTTGAAcaggaagaaaagaaaatcatgTGTTTCTATTATGATGAGTTCGAAAGAGTCTCATTTTCTTTCCTAATGTGTTGCAGAATAGGGGTTTGACAATGTTTTGTATGTGTTACAGTGGCTTGTAGTGTAGTCTATTCACCAGCGAATGTGATCCTCTTACTATAACACTTTACTGTCGTGTAGTTGCTCCTCCCCACCTATTTGCACTAGTGGCTTCCATTGTTTTAGATGTTTCATGATTTTTACATCTTTATGGCAATTTTGCTGATCCTGTTATTTTGCTTTGTTGTGGTTGTTAGGTGCCACATGAAGGGCCGATGTGTGATCTTCTATGGTCTGATCCAGACGATCGCTGTGGTTGGGGAATATCACCTCGAGGGGCTGGGTACACGTTTGGACAGGATATAGCATCTCAGTTCAATCACACTAATGGTCTCTCGCTGATTTCTAGAGCCCATCAGCTTGTCATGGAAGGTTATAATTGGTGTCAGGTTTGTCGATATAAACCATACACTTCCCTATCTCTAACAGAAAATTTTTGCTCAGGTATTAGTTTGTACTTTTGACATGATGCTGGTTGCTTTTTGGCAGGATAAGAATGTTGTAACGGTATTTAGTGCTCCAAACTATTGTTACCGATGTGGTAATATGGCTGCAATTCTAGAAATAAGCGAAAACATGGAGCAGAATTTCCTTCAGTTTGACCCAGCTCCACGACAGATTGAGCCTGATACTACAAGGAAGACTCCCGACTATTTCTTGTGATTCGAATACTTGAGCTGACTGTTTGTAGCCAATCAATATCGTATCCCTGTAGATGTGTcttaaaaaaagagttttgttatttgaggattattatcatcatcatcatcattcttttggTTGGAATTTGCTTTGCTGCTGGCTTTTAACATGTGCCCGTAGATTCGCCAGATTTTTGACAAAAAGCCTTAGTGTCTTGTGTATATTTTTTTGCGAGAAGCAGCAGCAATAACATGGCACATTATGATCTGTAATTTGAAGTTCATCGTAGAAAGCAAGTTACTTTCTGATACCAAGTCCTCTGCCAATGGCTGTCGCGCCCGAGTCCGTGGATGgttaattaatttagtttttttgcTATCTCTAGAAAGTATTCATTCCCATTTTTGTTTGGTAGTTATTCCAAGGAAATGAAGTAGTACTAGTTTGAGGCGAGCGTTTGTAATATTTGTATCTTCTCATCGTTTTATAACAATATtatacctagtgtaatcccacaaatgtGGTCCAGAGAGGGTGTTGTGCACGCAACATTACCTCTAACCTATGAAAGGTAGATATTTTGTTTTCCTGGCTCAAGAAAATCATAGTACTACGAATAATAACATCAAGGAATAAGCTAGTATAATAAAGTAATATTAACAGTATTGGGAAGGGAACTAGTCAACTCTGACTATCTGTTATTAACGTTCAATCTGTAATAATCCAGATTTTTAATGAGGGGTAAGTGGGTAATTTagtcattatcattattattaattaattaaattaaagtgGGCAAGTCAAAAGTTAAAACCTCTCCCTTATtatgtttttcaaaatttcagCTATAAAAGGAATAGAATACTAGGGCTTTTCAATCCCTTTATTGctggaaagaaaaataagataagcCCTTGAACCATTGTCACGGCTGTCGAGTTGCAGATTGAAGCCATTAGTGGTTATGTGATTGATGTTTTACGTATTACAAAGTTGGGGAATTCGTTATTACTGAGGTAAGTGAGATTTTAAGCTTTGAGTGTTtgcttttcaaatattatttaaaattgtgtttttttctgCTCGGTCCATGTGTTGGGCAAGCGTGTGCTTGGTAGAATCGGTGGCCTCCAAGGCCAGCCGTATGTACTTTATGtctaagaatatcaattctcttGTTATAAAATATTTCGTGATGTGATATGATTGTGTACTGTGAGATTGAGGCATTGTGTATGCCTCTATAGCCTGTTTGggattatttattttccaaaataagcacttattttgagaaaaaagtgtttttttttctaaaaagaagaGTGTTTGGTAAACTTGCAAAAGTGTTTTTAAAATTAAGCAGAAGCAGTTTTTCTGCTTCTGGAAAGAAGCATAAAACTTCTGCTTCTCCAAaaaagcagaagcagaaaattatttttttatg of the Capsicum annuum cultivar UCD-10X-F1 chromosome 11, UCD10Xv1.1, whole genome shotgun sequence genome contains:
- the LOC107847727 gene encoding serine/threonine-protein phosphatase PP2A-2 catalytic subunit isoform X2; amino-acid sequence: MPRIRIICLWAIMLEKVGEKFLFICYVSFGAKDDKLIKAYTCKNPHRGYYSVETVTLLVALKVRYRDRITILRGNHESRQITQVYGFYDECLRKYGNANVWKYFTDLFDYLPLTALIESQIFCLHGGLSPSLDTLDNVRSLDRIQEVPHEGPMCDLLWSDPDDRCGWGISPRGAGYTFGQDIASQFNHTNGLSLISRAHQLVMEGYNWCQDKNVVTVFSAPNYCYRCGNMAAILEISENMEQNFLQFDPAPRQIEPDTTRKTPDYFL
- the LOC107847727 gene encoding serine/threonine-protein phosphatase PP2A-2 catalytic subunit isoform X1, whose amino-acid sequence is MPSHADVDRQIEQLMECKPLAEAEVKILCDQARAILVEEWNVQPVKCPVTVCGDIHGQFYDLIELFRIGGNAPDTNYLFMGDYVDRGYYSVETVTLLVALKVRYRDRITILRGNHESRQITQVYGFYDECLRKYGNANVWKYFTDLFDYLPLTALIESQIFCLHGGLSPSLDTLDNVRSLDRIQEVPHEGPMCDLLWSDPDDRCGWGISPRGAGYTFGQDIASQFNHTNGLSLISRAHQLVMEGYNWCQDKNVVTVFSAPNYCYRCGNMAAILEISENMEQNFLQFDPAPRQIEPDTTRKTPDYFL